A stretch of DNA from Thalassococcus arenae:
CCTCGACGACGCGGGCGCGCACCCAGTCCAGCCCGACCTTGGCCAGCCATTTGTAGGGCCGGTCGAGATACTTGGCGTTCTCGCGGTAGAGCTGGACGAAGGCCACCGTGATCTCGATCGCCTCGGCCTCGGTGGGCACGTCGGCCAGGCGTTCGGTTTCCTTGACATCCATGCCCGCCGCGCCGCCGACCCCGATCTGGTAGCCGCTGTCGACGCAGATCACGCCCACGTCCTTGCAGGTCGCCTCGGCGCAGTTGCGCGGGCAGCCGGATACGGCCAGCTTGACCTTGTGCGGCGTCCATGACCCCCACAGCGCCTGTTCCAGCTTGATCCCCAGCCCCGTGCTGTCCTGCGTGCCAAAGCGGCAATGGTCGGTGCCGACGCAGGTCTTCACCGTGCGCAACCCCTTGGAATAGGCGTGGCCCGAGACCAGGCCCGCCTTGTTCAGATCGGCCCAGATCGCCGGCAGGTCTTCGCCCTTCACCCCCAGCAGGTCGATGCGCTGTCCGCCCGTGACCTTGACGGTGGGGACGTTGTATTTCTCGGCCGCGTCGGCGATGGCGCGCAATTCGCGCGGGTTGGTGATGCCGCCCCACATGCGCGGCACGACGCTGAAGGTGCCGTCCTTCTGGATGTTGGCGTGCTTGCGTTCGTTGATGAACCGGCTTTGCGGGTCGTCTTTGTAGTCCAGAGGCCAGTCCGCGATCAGGTAGAAATTCAGCGCCGGACGGCAGACATGGCAGCCATCGGGCGTCTTCCACGCGCCGGCCTGCCAGACCGCGGGCATGGATTTCAGTTCCTGCGACTTGATCAGGCGGCGGACATCTTCGTGCGTCAGATCGGTGCAGCCGCACATGGGTTGCGCCGCGGGCATCTGGAACGCATCGCCCAGCGTCACCGCCAGCACCTGTTCCACCAGCCCCGTGCAGGTCCCGCAGGACCCGCTGGCCTTGGTCTGCGCGCGCACTGCGCCCAGATCGGTCGCGCCGCCCTCGATGGCCTTGACGATCTGTCCCTTGCATATGCCGTTGCAGCCGCAGATCTCTGCCTCATCCGGCAAGGCTGCAACGGCCGCCAAGGGGTCCACGGGGGCGCCCCCCTGGAAGGCGGGGCCGAAGATCAGGGTGTCGCGGCTGTCCGAGATATCCTCGGCGGACGTGATCAGCCCCATGAACCAGTTGGCATCGCTGGTGTCGCCGTAGAACACCGCGCCGACCAGCCGGTCGTCTTCGATCACCAGGCGCTTGTAGACGCCGCGTCCGGGATCGCGAAAGACGATGTCCTCGCGGTTGGGGCCTTCGGCGAAATCGCCGGCACTGAACAGGTCGCAGCCGGTGACCTTGAGTTTCGTCGACAACTCCCTGGGAACAAAGGCTGCGGGTTCCGCCATCAGGGATTTCGCCAGCACCTTTGCCTGATCGTAGAGCGGTGCCACGAGGCCGAAAAGCTGGCCGTCGAATTCCACGCATTCGCCCACGGCGAAGATGTCGGGGTCCGAGGTCATCATTTGCGCGCTGATCTCGATACCGCGTGCGACCGAGAGGCCCGCATCGGTGGCCAGCCGCGTCTCGGGGCGGATGCCCACGGCCATGACCACCAGATCGGCATCCAGCACTTCGCCGCTTTCCAGCAGCACGGCCTCGGCCCGGGTTTCGCCCAGGATCGCCTTGGTCGAGGCCTGGGTCTTGACCGTGATGCCGCGACGTTCGAGATCCTGCTTCAGCAGGAACCCCGCGGCGGGGTCCAGTTGCCGTTCCATCAGGTGGCCCATCAGGTGCAGCACGGTGACGTCCATGCCGCGTTCCCTGAGCCCCGCCGCCGCTTCCAGCCCCAGCAGCCCACCGCCGATCACCACCGCCTTGCCGCCCTTGGCGGCGGCGTCGATCATCGCGTTGGTATCGTCGAGATCGCGGTAGGTGATGACGCCGGGCAGGTCCTTGCCCGGCACGGGGATGATGAAGGGCGCCGATCCGGTGGCGATGACCAGCTTGTCATAGGGGACATGGCCGTTCTGACCCTCGACCACCTTCATCTCGGGGTCGATGCGGATCACATGTTCGCCGAAGCGGCAGGTGAC
This window harbors:
- the nirB gene encoding nitrite reductase large subunit NirB, encoding MTQRLVIIGAGMASGRVIEHLVEDAPDAFDITLFNAEPRGNYNRIMLSPVLSGEKTYADIVTHDDDFYARHNVTCRFGEHVIRIDPEMKVVEGQNGHVPYDKLVIATGSAPFIIPVPGKDLPGVITYRDLDDTNAMIDAAAKGGKAVVIGGGLLGLEAAAGLRERGMDVTVLHLMGHLMERQLDPAAGFLLKQDLERRGITVKTQASTKAILGETRAEAVLLESGEVLDADLVVMAVGIRPETRLATDAGLSVARGIEISAQMMTSDPDIFAVGECVEFDGQLFGLVAPLYDQAKVLAKSLMAEPAAFVPRELSTKLKVTGCDLFSAGDFAEGPNREDIVFRDPGRGVYKRLVIEDDRLVGAVFYGDTSDANWFMGLITSAEDISDSRDTLIFGPAFQGGAPVDPLAAVAALPDEAEICGCNGICKGQIVKAIEGGATDLGAVRAQTKASGSCGTCTGLVEQVLAVTLGDAFQMPAAQPMCGCTDLTHEDVRRLIKSQELKSMPAVWQAGAWKTPDGCHVCRPALNFYLIADWPLDYKDDPQSRFINERKHANIQKDGTFSVVPRMWGGITNPRELRAIADAAEKYNVPTVKVTGGQRIDLLGVKGEDLPAIWADLNKAGLVSGHAYSKGLRTVKTCVGTDHCRFGTQDSTGLGIKLEQALWGSWTPHKVKLAVSGCPRNCAEATCKDVGVICVDSGYQIGVGGAAGMDVKETERLADVPTEAEAIEITVAFVQLYRENAKYLDRPYKWLAKVGLDWVRARVVEDLSERKRLVEAFELSQSIYRKDPWAEHAKTKAERYQPLADLTKEAAE